The Roseibaca calidilacus genome has a window encoding:
- a CDS encoding usg protein, whose amino-acid sequence MTASPTELMLKGYGLTTAEMIYRMPDHTHVLNTFLWQEYDLAPDYPHLFEFIEFWHEKIDGPLHSVRFSHRKRMSAGDWRHVVGEFEIGGRRARDMRLQ is encoded by the coding sequence ATGACCGCATCCCCCACCGAATTGATGCTGAAAGGCTACGGGCTGACCACGGCGGAAATGATCTACCGGATGCCCGACCACACGCATGTTCTGAACACCTTCCTGTGGCAAGAGTATGATCTGGCCCCGGACTATCCGCACTTGTTCGAGTTTATCGAATTCTGGCACGAGAAGATCGACGGGCCGCTGCATTCGGTGCGGTTTTCGCACCGCAAGCGGATGTCGGCGGGCGACTGGCGGCACGTGGTGGGAGAGTTCGAAATCGGCGGCCGCCGCGCGCGGGATATGCGGTTGCAGTAG
- the gyrA gene encoding DNA gyrase subunit A, whose translation MSDTPETPDNIDENTPAAPSGPSISIEQEMRASYLDYAMSVIVSRAIPDLRDGLKPVHRRILYAMHEGGNTHDKPYRKSARAVGDVMGKYHPHGDSAIYDALVRMAQPFSMSLKLLDGQGNFGSMDGDNPAAMRYTEVRMDKAAAALLADIDKDTVNFQDNYDGRDREPTVLPARFPNMLVNGAGGIAVGMATNIPPHNLGEVVDATLALIENPDLTSSELMDYVPAPDFPTGGLILGRSGARKAYLEGRGSVIIRAKTHIEEIRKDRFAIIVDEIPYQVNKSTMVERIAEAVRDKRIEGISGVADESDRVGVRVVIELKRDATPDVALNQLFRFTPMQTSFGCNMLALNGGRPEQLALRDFLTAFISFREEVVTRRTAYELNKARERSHVLCGLAVAVSNVDEVVATIRASADPAEAREKLMTRRWPAGDIAQYIRLIDDPSHTMNDDGTYNLSETQARAILELRLQRLTAMGVKEVTDELEALAAKIKDYLDILRSRARVMEIIGTELREVRDQFAVPRRTEIVDWSGDMDDEDLIEREDMVVTITSGGYIKRTPLADFRAQRRGGKGLSGMATKDDDVVTTLFVANTHTQLLFFTTDGMVYKLKTWRLPLAGRNARGKAMVNILPIATGVSIAAILPVERPEEEWENLQIVFATSAGDVRRNALSDFTNVMRNGKIAMKLPDGVTMVNARICDENDDVMLVTSSGRAIRFRSTDVRVFKGRDSTGVRGVRMGADDSVVSMAVIRHFETTPEEREAFIRQRRLIAGVTDDDTDEPDEAVEAGQLSTERYAEMSAAEDLLLTITENGLGKLTSSHDYRITTRGGQGVGATDKAMRGGALVALFPVDASDQVMLATSKGQSIRVPVEGIRFLRRTGGGVKVFNTGAGEQVVSVARIAETGDEDAVAEPPEGGTEA comes from the coding sequence GTGAGCGACACGCCCGAAACCCCTGATAACATTGACGAAAACACGCCAGCCGCCCCCAGCGGCCCGAGCATCTCTATCGAGCAGGAGATGCGCGCGTCCTATCTGGACTACGCGATGAGCGTGATCGTCAGCCGCGCGATCCCCGATCTGCGCGACGGGTTAAAACCTGTGCATCGGCGTATTTTGTATGCAATGCATGAGGGCGGCAACACGCATGACAAGCCCTATCGCAAATCCGCCCGCGCGGTGGGTGACGTGATGGGTAAGTATCACCCGCATGGCGACAGCGCGATCTATGACGCACTGGTGCGCATGGCGCAGCCGTTTTCGATGTCGCTAAAGCTGCTGGATGGGCAGGGCAATTTCGGGTCCATGGATGGCGATAACCCCGCGGCCATGCGCTACACCGAAGTGCGGATGGACAAGGCCGCCGCCGCCCTTCTGGCCGATATTGACAAGGACACGGTCAATTTTCAGGACAATTACGACGGGCGCGACCGCGAACCCACCGTGCTGCCCGCGCGCTTTCCGAATATGCTGGTCAATGGCGCGGGCGGGATTGCCGTGGGCATGGCCACGAATATTCCGCCGCATAACTTGGGCGAAGTGGTCGATGCCACGCTGGCGCTGATCGAGAACCCTGACCTGACCAGTTCAGAGTTGATGGACTACGTCCCAGCCCCGGATTTCCCCACGGGCGGTCTGATCCTTGGCCGGTCCGGCGCGCGCAAGGCCTATCTGGAAGGGCGCGGGTCGGTCATTATCCGTGCCAAGACGCATATCGAAGAAATCCGCAAAGACCGCTTTGCGATTATCGTGGATGAGATTCCCTATCAGGTGAACAAATCCACCATGGTCGAGCGCATTGCCGAAGCCGTGCGCGACAAGCGGATTGAAGGGATTTCCGGCGTGGCCGACGAATCCGACCGCGTCGGCGTGCGCGTGGTGATCGAGTTGAAGCGCGACGCGACGCCTGATGTTGCGCTGAACCAGTTGTTCCGCTTCACCCCCATGCAGACCAGTTTCGGCTGCAACATGCTGGCGCTGAACGGCGGGCGGCCAGAGCAGTTGGCGCTGCGCGATTTCCTGACGGCCTTTATTTCGTTCCGCGAAGAGGTCGTCACCCGCCGCACCGCCTATGAGTTGAACAAGGCGCGCGAGCGCAGCCATGTGCTGTGTGGTCTGGCCGTGGCGGTGTCGAATGTGGATGAAGTTGTCGCCACGATCCGCGCCTCTGCCGACCCGGCGGAAGCGCGCGAAAAGCTGATGACGCGGCGTTGGCCAGCGGGCGATATTGCCCAATATATCCGCCTTATCGACGACCCCAGCCACACCATGAATGACGATGGCACCTATAACCTCTCGGAAACGCAGGCCCGCGCCATTCTGGAACTGCGCCTGCAACGCCTGACCGCCATGGGCGTGAAGGAAGTGACGGACGAGTTGGAAGCACTGGCCGCAAAGATCAAGGATTACCTTGACATCCTGCGCTCGCGCGCGCGGGTGATGGAGATCATCGGCACCGAACTGCGCGAGGTGCGCGACCAATTTGCCGTGCCGCGCCGCACAGAGATCGTCGATTGGTCCGGCGACATGGACGACGAGGACCTGATCGAGCGCGAGGATATGGTCGTGACCATCACCTCTGGCGGCTATATTAAGCGCACGCCGCTGGCCGATTTCCGCGCCCAGCGCCGCGGCGGCAAGGGGCTGTCGGGCATGGCCACCAAGGATGACGATGTTGTCACCACCTTGTTCGTGGCCAACACGCATACGCAGCTTTTGTTCTTCACCACCGACGGGATGGTCTACAAGCTGAAGACATGGCGCCTGCCCTTGGCGGGGCGCAATGCGCGCGGCAAGGCGATGGTCAATATCTTGCCCATTGCGACCGGGGTCAGCATTGCCGCCATTCTGCCCGTGGAACGGCCAGAGGAAGAATGGGAGAACCTGCAAATCGTCTTTGCCACTTCGGCAGGCGATGTGCGGCGCAACGCGCTGTCGGATTTCACCAATGTCATGCGCAACGGCAAGATCGCCATGAAGCTGCCCGATGGCGTGACCATGGTCAATGCGCGCATCTGCGACGAGAATGACGACGTGATGCTTGTCACCTCGTCCGGGCGTGCGATCCGCTTCCGCAGCACGGATGTGCGGGTCTTCAAAGGCCGCGATTCGACGGGTGTGCGCGGCGTGCGCATGGGGGCCGATGACAGCGTCGTCTCGATGGCCGTGATCCGCCACTTTGAGACCACGCCTGAAGAACGCGAAGCCTTTATCCGCCAGCGCCGTCTAATCGCGGGCGTGACAGACGATGACACGGACGAACCCGATGAGGCGGTCGAGGCAGGCCAGCTTTCGACCGAACGCTACGCAGAGATGTCCGCCGCCGAAGACCTGCTGCTGACGATCACGGAGAATGGCTTGGGCAAGCTGACCTCCAGCCATGACTACCGCATCACCACGCGCGGCGGTCAGGGCGTGGGGGCCACCGACAAAGCCATGCGCGGCGGCGCGCTTGTGGCGCTCTTCCCGGTGGATGCCAGCGATCAGGTCATGCTGGCCACGTCCAAAGGCCAGTCCATCCGCGTGCCGGTCGAGGGCATTCGCTTCCTGCGGCGCACGGGCGGCGGGGTGAAAGTGTTCAACACCGGGGCGGGCGAACAGGTCGTATCGGTCGCGCGGATTGCCGAAACCGGCGACGAGGATGCGGTTGCCGAGCCGCCAGAAGGCGGCACAGAGGCGTGA
- a CDS encoding GntR family transcriptional regulator: MLTRLPPAQPDAPAQAAHDRVYRGLRQQIMHGELPPGYALTLRGIGKAFGVSMTPAREAVRRLSAEGALTMSGSGRVTTPELSNDRIEELAQIRALLEPELGSRALRRAHLALIDRMDAINEANARAVNRQDPISYIRTNLEFHRTLYLRAQSPAILGLLETVWLQLGPTMRVLYTRLRRTTPPPHHRHILEALRAGDDAALRLAIRTDVTQGLKHLQG; encoded by the coding sequence ATGCTGACACGATTGCCGCCCGCCCAGCCCGATGCGCCCGCGCAGGCGGCGCATGACCGTGTGTATCGCGGGTTGCGCCAGCAGATCATGCATGGCGAATTGCCGCCGGGCTACGCGCTGACCTTGCGCGGCATTGGCAAGGCCTTTGGGGTCAGCATGACCCCCGCGCGCGAAGCGGTCCGCCGCCTGTCCGCCGAAGGGGCGCTGACCATGTCGGGGTCGGGCCGCGTGACCACCCCGGAGCTGAGCAATGACCGGATTGAGGAACTGGCGCAGATCCGCGCGCTTTTGGAACCCGAATTGGGCAGCCGCGCGCTGCGCCGCGCACATCTGGCGCTGATTGACCGGATGGATGCGATCAACGAGGCGAATGCCCGTGCCGTCAACCGGCAAGATCCGATCAGCTATATCCGCACCAATCTGGAATTTCACCGCACGCTGTATTTGCGCGCGCAAAGCCCGGCCATTCTGGGGTTGTTGGAAACCGTCTGGCTTCAGCTTGGCCCGACCATGCGGGTGCTATATACCCGCCTGCGCCGCACCACGCCGCCGCCGCACCACCGGCATATTCTGGAAGCCCTGCGCGCGGGCGATGACGCCGCCTTGCGGTTGGCGATCCGCACGGATGTGACCCAAGGGTTAAAGCACTTGCAGGGCTAG
- a CDS encoding CoxG family protein, which yields MELTEDRIINAPRNTVWAALFDPEVLKACVPGCQELTGSAEDGFEAVVVQKVGPVKATFKGAVTMADVVAGESCTLVGEGKGGAAGFAKGEARVALEDAEGGATKLSYVVDAKVGGKLAQLGSRIVDGFARKMAQDFFTRFQEQVEPPKPDAEATEAESEDAPKKGWLKRTFSS from the coding sequence ATGGAACTGACCGAAGACCGTATCATCAACGCGCCGCGCAACACCGTTTGGGCGGCCCTGTTCGACCCGGAGGTGCTGAAAGCCTGCGTGCCCGGCTGTCAGGAACTGACCGGCTCTGCCGAAGACGGGTTCGAGGCCGTGGTCGTGCAAAAGGTCGGCCCCGTCAAAGCCACGTTCAAGGGCGCGGTGACAATGGCGGATGTGGTCGCGGGCGAAAGCTGCACCCTTGTGGGCGAAGGCAAAGGCGGGGCCGCCGGGTTTGCCAAGGGCGAGGCCCGCGTCGCGCTGGAAGATGCCGAGGGTGGTGCGACCAAGCTAAGCTATGTGGTTGACGCCAAGGTCGGCGGCAAATTGGCACAGCTTGGCAGCCGCATTGTCGATGGGTTCGCGCGCAAGATGGCGCAGGATTTCTTCACCCGGTTTCAGGAACAGGTCGAACCGCCCAAGCCCGATGCCGAGGCCACAGAGGCAGAGTCGGAGGACGCGCCCAAGAAAGGCTGGTTGAAGCGCACTTTCAGTTCCTGA
- a CDS encoding alpha-hydroxy acid oxidase, which yields MPVITNIEDLRRIYERRTPRMFYDYAESGSWTEQTFRENTSDFRHIRLKQRVAVDMANRSTKTQMIGEDVSMPVALAPVGLTGMQSADGEIKAARAAEKFGVPFTLSTMSICSIEDVAAHTTKPFWFQVYTLKDDDFMRRLFDRARAAQCSAIVVTVDLQVLGQRHKDLKNGLSAPPKLTVKSVANMMTKVQWGLGMLGTKRRFFGNIVGHAKGVSDPSSLSTWTAEAFDVSLDWDRIAQFKKWWGGKLIVKGIMDAEDARRAADIGADAIIVSNHGGRQLDGAVSSIRALPAIIDAVGDRMEVHFDSGIRSGQDVLKAVALGAKGTYVGRAFTYGLGAMGEAGVTKALEVLHKELDVSMALCGETDIHNVGPHILYVPQGFGDPTVLV from the coding sequence ATGCCTGTCATCACCAATATCGAAGATCTGCGCCGAATCTACGAACGCCGCACGCCGCGCATGTTCTACGATTACGCGGAATCGGGCAGTTGGACAGAGCAGACCTTTCGCGAGAACACGTCCGATTTCCGCCATATCCGGCTGAAACAGCGCGTGGCCGTGGATATGGCAAACCGCAGCACCAAAACGCAGATGATCGGCGAAGACGTGTCCATGCCCGTGGCATTGGCCCCCGTGGGCCTGACCGGCATGCAATCTGCGGATGGCGAGATCAAGGCAGCCCGCGCCGCCGAGAAATTCGGCGTGCCCTTCACGCTTTCGACCATGTCCATCTGCTCGATAGAGGATGTGGCCGCGCATACCACCAAACCCTTCTGGTTTCAGGTCTACACGCTGAAAGATGACGATTTCATGCGCCGCCTGTTCGACCGCGCGCGCGCGGCCCAGTGTTCGGCCATCGTGGTCACGGTCGATCTGCAAGTGCTGGGCCAGCGCCATAAAGACCTGAAAAACGGGCTGTCCGCCCCGCCCAAGCTGACGGTAAAATCCGTGGCCAATATGATGACCAAGGTGCAATGGGGCTTGGGGATGCTGGGCACCAAGCGGCGCTTTTTCGGCAATATCGTGGGCCATGCCAAGGGCGTGAGCGATCCTTCGTCGCTATCCACTTGGACCGCCGAAGCCTTTGATGTCTCGCTCGATTGGGACCGGATCGCGCAGTTCAAGAAATGGTGGGGCGGCAAGCTGATCGTCAAAGGCATTATGGATGCGGAAGATGCCCGCCGCGCCGCAGATATTGGCGCTGACGCGATCATCGTGTCCAACCATGGGGGCCGCCAGTTGGATGGCGCGGTCAGTTCCATCCGCGCCCTGCCCGCGATCATCGATGCGGTGGGCGACCGAATGGAAGTGCATTTCGACAGCGGTATTCGCTCTGGTCAGGACGTGCTCAAGGCTGTGGCTCTGGGCGCCAAAGGCACCTATGTCGGCCGCGCCTTTACCTATGGTTTGGGCGCGATGGGCGAAGCGGGTGTGACCAAGGCACTGGAAGTTCTCCACAAGGAACTCGATGTGTCGATGGCGCTGTGCGGCGAAACCGATATTCACAATGTCGGCCCGCATATCCTGTATGTGCCGCAGGGATTTGGCGATCCGACCGTACTGGTGTAA
- a CDS encoding 50S ribosomal protein L25/general stress protein Ctc produces the protein MAKEIPDLVAEARAGTGKGAARQARREHFVPGIVYGGGVDPQPINFNYHYLIAKLKAGRFLSTLFNLKVEGQDDVRVICRGVQRDVVKGLPIHVDLMRLRRTSRINLFIHVEFLNADKCVGLKRGGTLTIVRPEVELNVLAGDIPEQLEVDLTNYKVGDTITISAINLPAGTKPTIDRDFVIANIAAPRALAAADDEDEAEAAAE, from the coding sequence ATGGCAAAAGAGATCCCGGATCTTGTAGCCGAGGCACGCGCGGGGACAGGCAAGGGGGCCGCCCGTCAAGCTCGTCGTGAGCATTTCGTGCCCGGTATCGTTTATGGCGGCGGCGTAGACCCGCAGCCGATCAACTTCAACTACCACTACCTGATCGCCAAGCTGAAAGCCGGGCGCTTCTTGTCGACGCTGTTCAACCTGAAGGTCGAAGGTCAGGACGACGTGCGCGTGATCTGCCGCGGCGTGCAGCGCGACGTGGTCAAGGGTCTGCCGATCCATGTTGACCTGATGCGCCTGCGCCGCACCAGCCGCATCAACCTGTTCATCCATGTCGAGTTCCTGAACGCCGACAAATGTGTGGGCCTGAAGCGCGGTGGCACGCTGACCATCGTCCGCCCCGAGGTGGAACTGAACGTGCTGGCCGGTGACATCCCCGAGCAGTTGGAAGTGGACCTGACCAATTACAAGGTTGGCGACACGATCACCATTTCGGCCATCAACCTGCCCGCAGGCACCAAGCCGACCATCGACCGCGATTTCGTGATTGCCAATATCGCCGCACCGCGCGCATTGGCCGCCGCCGATGACGAGGATGAAGCCGAAGCCGCAGCGGAGTAA
- a CDS encoding antibiotic biosynthesis monooxygenase family protein has translation MYLTINRFKVRPGQEDAFEEIWQNRESKLPEMDGFVEFHLFRGASDDAATIYLSHTLWRDKAAFDAWAKSQNFRGSHKGVRDHGTIYLGPPELEIYDSVQCIRAKSDE, from the coding sequence ATGTATCTGACAATCAACCGCTTCAAGGTGCGACCGGGACAAGAAGACGCGTTCGAGGAAATCTGGCAAAACCGCGAAAGCAAGCTGCCTGAAATGGACGGGTTCGTGGAATTTCACTTGTTCCGCGGGGCATCCGACGACGCGGCGACGATCTACCTGTCGCACACGTTATGGCGCGACAAGGCCGCCTTCGATGCTTGGGCGAAATCGCAGAACTTCCGCGGCTCGCATAAAGGCGTACGCGATCACGGCACGATCTATCTTGGCCCGCCCGAATTAGAGATTTACGATTCGGTCCAGTGCATTCGCGCCAAGAGCGACGAATAG
- the pth gene encoding aminoacyl-tRNA hydrolase translates to MKLFAGLGNPGAKYAGNRHNIGFMALDAIADAHGFAPWRAKFQGETTEGRLGSEKVILLKPHTFMNLSGQSVAEALRFYKLDVADLVVFHDELDLAPGKLRVKQGGGHAGHNGLRSIHGHLGPDYTRVRLGIGHPGHKDRVAGYVLSDFAKADQDWLDDLMRGMADGAPALASGDGARFCNAVGLRMAPPKSKPEAQMPKPAPTQTPATQDTRSPLQKLVDRFK, encoded by the coding sequence ATGAAACTCTTTGCGGGGCTTGGAAATCCGGGCGCGAAATACGCGGGCAACCGGCATAATATCGGCTTTATGGCGCTGGACGCGATTGCCGATGCGCATGGATTCGCGCCATGGCGCGCCAAGTTCCAAGGCGAGACGACCGAAGGGCGACTGGGGTCGGAAAAGGTCATCCTGCTCAAGCCGCATACGTTCATGAACCTGTCGGGCCAATCCGTGGCCGAGGCTTTGCGTTTCTACAAGCTGGATGTGGCGGATTTGGTAGTGTTCCATGACGAATTGGACCTTGCCCCCGGCAAGCTGCGTGTCAAGCAAGGCGGTGGACATGCCGGGCATAACGGGTTGCGGTCAATCCATGGCCATCTGGGCCCGGACTATACCCGCGTGCGGCTGGGCATTGGCCATCCCGGCCACAAGGACCGGGTGGCGGGCTATGTGCTGTCGGATTTCGCCAAGGCCGATCAAGACTGGCTGGATGACCTGATGCGCGGCATGGCCGACGGCGCGCCTGCGCTGGCGTCGGGGGATGGCGCGCGGTTTTGCAACGCGGTCGGGTTGCGCATGGCACCCCCCAAATCCAAGCCCGAAGCGCAGATGCCCAAGCCTGCGCCAACCCAAACGCCTGCCACACAGGACACACGCAGCCCGCTGCAAAAACTGGTGGACCGCTTCAAATGA
- a CDS encoding DUF2332 domain-containing protein, with amino-acid sequence MNFRDHAKAQAAACAQLGSPYTARVLALIADHLRPGHAVADRLLGWPADRMEDDAVALRLAGALHYLVLTRQAAMLARFYTRDDIADAQLWRSIDAVLRLNATDILPVLDHAPQTNEVARSAVFIAAGHWLSAAFGLPLVLSELGTCAGLNLIWDRYALQIGEHRYGPDDAAITLAPEWHGTLPPLATPVIRARAGVDRNPLDPVADRDRLQSYIWADQVARLQRQAIALDLAAEARPPVQQGCAVAWLSDRLSRPQPQACHMVYHSLFWQYLTDAQQREIIDAMARARLQTNEPLAHVAMEADDSGPGALVTLTLWPQGTEIALGRADFHGAWVDWQAPDPQAWTGRAR; translated from the coding sequence ATGAACTTTCGCGATCATGCCAAGGCGCAGGCGGCGGCCTGCGCGCAGCTTGGCTCTCCGTATACGGCGCGGGTGCTGGCCCTGATTGCCGACCATTTGCGCCCCGGTCACGCCGTGGCCGACCGGCTGCTGGGCTGGCCCGCCGACCGTATGGAAGACGATGCCGTGGCCTTGCGACTGGCCGGTGCGTTGCATTACCTTGTGCTGACCCGGCAAGCCGCCATGCTGGCGCGCTTCTACACGCGCGACGATATCGCCGATGCGCAACTGTGGCGCAGCATTGATGCCGTGCTGCGCCTGAATGCCACGGACATCCTGCCGGTTCTGGACCACGCGCCGCAAACCAACGAGGTGGCACGCAGCGCCGTTTTCATCGCTGCCGGGCATTGGCTAAGCGCCGCGTTCGGGCTGCCGCTGGTATTGTCGGAACTGGGCACTTGCGCCGGGCTGAACCTGATCTGGGACCGCTACGCGCTTCAGATCGGCGAACACCGCTACGGGCCGGATGACGCCGCAATTACCCTTGCGCCGGAGTGGCACGGCACGCTGCCGCCGCTGGCAACACCCGTCATTCGCGCCCGTGCCGGGGTGGACCGCAACCCGCTGGACCCGGTCGCGGACCGGGACCGGCTGCAAAGTTATATCTGGGCCGATCAGGTTGCGCGGCTGCAACGTCAGGCCATCGCGCTGGACCTGGCCGCCGAAGCCAGACCGCCCGTGCAACAAGGCTGCGCCGTGGCATGGCTGTCGGACCGATTGTCACGCCCGCAACCGCAGGCTTGCCACATGGTGTATCACAGCCTGTTCTGGCAATACCTGACAGATGCGCAACAACGCGAGATCATCGACGCCATGGCCCGCGCGCGGCTGCAAACGAATGAACCCTTGGCACATGTCGCCATGGAAGCAGATGACAGCGGCCCCGGTGCCCTTGTGACGCTGACGCTTTGGCCACAGGGCACGGAAATCGCCCTAGGCCGGGCCGATTTTCACGGCGCATGGGTCGATTGGCAGGCACCCGACCCGCAGGCATGGACAGGCCGCGCGCGCTGA
- a CDS encoding DUF2237 family protein, translating into MSIVKHPSVNVLGGTLDPCSTAPLTGFFRNGACDTCAEDRGSHTVCAVMTAEFLAHSKYLGNDLSTPRPEFAFPGLKPGDRWCLCAARFLQAHAEGVAPQIVLRATHERALQIVPFEVLQSYATDLP; encoded by the coding sequence ATGTCGATCGTCAAACACCCCTCTGTCAACGTCTTGGGCGGCACGCTGGACCCGTGCTCGACCGCGCCGCTGACGGGGTTCTTTCGCAACGGGGCATGCGACACCTGCGCAGAGGATCGGGGCAGCCACACGGTCTGCGCCGTGATGACGGCAGAATTCCTGGCGCATTCGAAATATCTGGGCAATGACCTGTCCACGCCGCGCCCGGAATTCGCCTTTCCGGGGCTGAAACCGGGCGACCGCTGGTGCCTATGCGCTGCGCGCTTCCTGCAAGCCCATGCAGAAGGTGTCGCCCCGCAGATCGTGTTGCGTGCTACGCATGAACGCGCGCTTCAGATCGTGCCGTTCGAGGTATTGCAAAGCTATGCGACTGACCTGCCTTAA
- a CDS encoding helix-turn-helix transcriptional regulator produces MKLNLLILLMVLVQAVGALFFIGDIAMSVLGIPRQPIDWQTREMLEIGAAVALLIGLVLSGALLMQSQRRLGRAEAQLQRASAAFMDLLEQNFCTWGLTPAERDVAFFVLKGFSTQEIAGFRKTSEGTVKAQTNAIYRKAGVSGRGQLMSLFIDDLIADSPPCSEKDKD; encoded by the coding sequence GTGAAGCTTAACCTACTAATCTTGCTGATGGTGCTGGTGCAGGCAGTGGGCGCATTGTTCTTCATCGGGGATATTGCAATGTCGGTGCTGGGTATTCCGCGTCAGCCCATCGACTGGCAAACCCGCGAAATGCTGGAAATCGGCGCGGCAGTCGCGCTGCTGATCGGGTTGGTGCTGTCGGGGGCGTTGCTGATGCAGTCGCAGCGGCGGCTGGGCCGGGCCGAAGCGCAATTGCAGCGCGCCTCTGCCGCGTTCATGGATCTGTTAGAGCAGAATTTCTGCACTTGGGGCCTGACCCCGGCAGAGCGCGATGTCGCGTTCTTCGTGCTAAAGGGGTTTTCAACGCAGGAAATCGCAGGGTTCCGCAAAACATCGGAAGGCACGGTCAAAGCCCAGACCAACGCGATTTACCGCAAGGCCGGGGTCAGCGGTCGTGGCCAGTTGATGAGCCTGTTCATTGACGATCTTATCGCCGACTCGCCGCCATGCTCTGAGAAAGACAAAGATTAA
- the trpB gene encoding tryptophan synthase subunit beta, translating into MPDDLMNSYMTGPDEQGRFGIYGGRFVSETLMPLILSLDAEYERAKTDPSFWAEMDDLWTHYVGRPSPLYFAERLTEYCGGAKIYLKRDELNHTGAHKINNVLGQILLARRMGKTRIIAETGAGQHGVATATVCARFGLQCIVYMGAHDVERQAPNVFRMRLLGAEVVPVRSGRGTLKDAMNDALRDWVTNVHDTFYCIGTVAGPHPYPAMVRDFQSIIGKETKQQIMEREGRLPDTLVAAIGGGSNAMGLFYPFLDDKDVAIIGVEAGGRGVNDKMEHCASLTGGRPGVLHGNRTYLLQDDDGQILEGHSISAGLDYPGIGPEHAWLKDVGRAEYVSITDDEALAAFQTCCAQEGIIPALEPSHALAHVLKIAPSLPADHLLVMNMCGRGDKDIFTVAKHLGFEMGA; encoded by the coding sequence ATGCCAGACGACCTGATGAACTCCTACATGACCGGCCCAGACGAGCAAGGGCGCTTCGGCATTTATGGCGGGCGCTTCGTGTCGGAAACGCTGATGCCGCTGATCCTGTCGTTGGATGCGGAATATGAACGCGCCAAGACCGATCCCAGTTTCTGGGCCGAGATGGACGATCTGTGGACGCATTATGTGGGCCGCCCTTCTCCCTTGTATTTCGCAGAACGGCTGACCGAATATTGCGGCGGTGCCAAGATCTACCTGAAGCGTGACGAGCTGAACCATACCGGCGCGCATAAGATCAACAATGTGCTGGGTCAGATTCTGCTGGCGCGGCGCATGGGCAAAACACGCATCATTGCCGAAACCGGGGCAGGGCAGCACGGGGTGGCAACCGCCACGGTTTGCGCGCGCTTTGGTTTGCAATGCATCGTCTATATGGGCGCGCATGATGTCGAGCGCCAAGCCCCCAATGTGTTCCGCATGCGCTTGCTGGGGGCCGAAGTGGTGCCCGTGCGCTCTGGCCGCGGCACTTTGAAAGATGCGATGAACGACGCGCTGCGCGACTGGGTGACCAATGTGCATGACACGTTCTATTGCATCGGCACGGTGGCCGGGCCGCACCCTTACCCGGCGATGGTGCGTGATTTCCAGTCGATCATCGGCAAGGAAACCAAGCAACAGATCATGGAACGTGAAGGGCGCCTGCCCGATACGCTGGTTGCGGCCATTGGTGGCGGGTCGAACGCGATGGGGCTGTTCTATCCGTTTTTGGATGACAAGGATGTGGCCATTATCGGGGTCGAGGCCGGCGGGCGCGGTGTGAATGACAAGATGGAGCATTGCGCATCGCTTACCGGGGGGCGGCCCGGCGTGTTGCATGGCAACCGCACCTACCTGTTGCAGGATGACGATGGGCAAATTCTGGAAGGGCATTCGATCAGCGCGGGGCTGGATTATCCGGGCATCGGCCCTGAACATGCCTGGCTGAAGGATGTGGGCCGCGCGGAATATGTCAGCATTACCGATGACGAGGCGCTGGCCGCCTTCCAGACCTGCTGCGCGCAGGAAGGAATCATCCCGGCGCTGGAACCCAGCCATGCGCTGGCCCATGTGCTGAAAATTGCACCCAGCCTGCCTGCGGATCATCTGCTGGTGATGAATATGTGTGGCCGTGGCGATAAGGACATTTTCACGGTTGCCAAGCATCTGGGCTTTGAAATGGGGGCATAA